Proteins encoded by one window of Nocardia goodfellowii:
- a CDS encoding sensor histidine kinase translates to MKQQIRARTKSMPPRLLFDIGSVAVALVFFVIAWPTLHITHVVPVAAQPGVAALAAFPVLFVRVNAALGWAISAGSALLIALAIPHQPGNDMPFQVIHVLALLILLFAVGLRAPMQVVAVAWVGTALLFATTMPGPGAGAAWGWPIGLAAVVLVALLVRWLVASRVQLLQQEEANELERARRAILEEKARIARDLHDVVAHHMSLVVVQAQTAPYRVEGVTQAAREEFDSIGATAREALNEIRGMLGVLRSDGQLPETAPQPKAADLLGLFEGARRAGVDIDWTVEGDLGSVPETTGLALYRIAQESLSNASRHAPGAPVRVELVSGVDLALRVSNGPGTTPARPSANGGHGIAGMQARALAAGGELTAAPRPDGGYEVEARLPLGPPLLSTPDFAVGAPPLST, encoded by the coding sequence ATGAAGCAGCAAATCCGTGCCCGGACGAAGTCCATGCCGCCGCGCCTGTTGTTCGATATCGGCAGCGTGGCGGTGGCTCTTGTCTTCTTCGTCATCGCGTGGCCGACGCTGCACATCACCCATGTGGTGCCGGTCGCGGCGCAGCCGGGTGTGGCCGCGCTGGCCGCGTTCCCGGTGCTGTTCGTGCGCGTGAACGCGGCGCTGGGCTGGGCGATATCGGCGGGTTCGGCGCTGCTCATCGCGCTGGCGATTCCGCATCAGCCCGGTAATGACATGCCGTTCCAGGTGATTCACGTGCTGGCCCTGCTGATCCTGCTGTTCGCCGTCGGTTTGCGGGCGCCGATGCAGGTGGTCGCGGTGGCGTGGGTGGGCACCGCGTTGCTGTTCGCCACGACCATGCCGGGGCCGGGTGCGGGCGCGGCCTGGGGCTGGCCGATCGGGCTGGCGGCGGTGGTGCTGGTCGCGCTGCTGGTCCGCTGGCTGGTGGCCTCCCGGGTGCAGCTGCTGCAGCAGGAGGAGGCGAACGAACTCGAGCGTGCGCGCCGGGCGATCCTCGAGGAGAAGGCGCGCATCGCCCGCGACCTGCACGACGTGGTGGCCCACCACATGTCGCTGGTGGTGGTGCAGGCGCAGACCGCGCCGTATCGGGTGGAGGGTGTGACGCAGGCCGCACGCGAGGAGTTCGACTCCATCGGCGCGACCGCACGAGAGGCATTGAACGAGATCCGCGGCATGCTCGGGGTACTGCGCAGCGACGGTCAGCTGCCGGAAACCGCCCCGCAGCCCAAGGCCGCCGATCTGCTCGGCTTGTTCGAGGGCGCGCGCCGGGCGGGCGTCGACATCGACTGGACGGTCGAGGGTGACCTCGGCTCGGTTCCGGAAACCACCGGACTGGCGCTCTACCGGATTGCTCAGGAGTCGCTGTCCAACGCGTCCAGGCATGCCCCGGGTGCGCCGGTCCGGGTCGAGCTCGTCAGCGGCGTCGACCTGGCGCTGCGGGTCAGCAATGGCCCCGGTACGACTCCGGCGCGCCCGTCGGCCAATGGCGGGCACGGCATCGCGGGTATGCAGGCCCGCGCATTGGCGGCCGGTGGCGAACTGACCGCGGCGCCGCGGCCGGACGGCGGTTACGAAGTCGAGGCCCGGCTGCCGCTGGGACCACCGCTGCTGTCCACCCCGGACTTCGCGGTGGGCGCGCCGCCGTTGTCCACCTGA
- a CDS encoding ABC transporter permease encodes MGANWDRLRLFNIGELLAHRGRTVMSLAVMSISAALLVAVLSISGSVTGSVDKLTRALGGSAVLEVSGITDAGFEQQLLPQISATPGVRTAVPMLRAQMGAGDDRLMLIGADTSSAALGSRLTGAMSGQARKLLSVRNGVLVGAALGRQEGDTFRLGTETVTVAGVLDRASSEQLNGGHIVATQLGLAQKLIGRPGRLDSVQIIAEPGTDIAALRGALTEAVGGRAVVADPSLRTAQAGGAIQIVRYSTLMSAFAALIVSAFLIYNAMSMAVAQRRPMLSLLRAIGGKRGPMVRDLLAEAGLLGLLGGAIGAGIGILMGRVSIDRLPVGIVQSVEARTEYLVPWYAIPAAVVACVLASVIAAAIAARQVYKVEPIEALVPVGVAHTDTTSRALRIAAIVLGLGLAGGAIVIANADLGRMSLVAISMSYAAAVVLCFAATGLIVRATAAIARRFGPPGALGATTLERAPRRVWATAMTVMIGVAATVAMGGASRNMVDSAGKTFEELSHIDLNVSLTPAEQFPTGPLLPADIKDKAAQVPGVAGVSPAQMAFATLGSGRVMLQGFETEKGAVRIAAVDKTLLPRLASGEGVIISRDVARELGVAAGSQVTLPTPTGAHTARVLQVIPYFSAVAGAVIMDIDHMRAWYERPGETILAVDIAEGADPAAVQAGLRAALPPDIRIATGQQQVEAISGSLRQGTALSAAILWIVVLVATVALLNTLMLSVLERRRELGVLRAMGTNRKFLLRSVLAEAAGIGFVGAAIGLVVGAGIQYLALIAIGQAMTIDPIYDPSLRILVYGAVALGLALLGSIPPALRAARLPIVAALAVD; translated from the coding sequence ATGGGCGCGAACTGGGATCGGTTGCGGCTGTTCAATATCGGCGAATTGCTGGCGCACCGCGGCCGCACCGTCATGTCGCTGGCGGTCATGAGCATTTCGGCGGCGCTGCTGGTGGCGGTGCTGAGTATCTCCGGCTCGGTGACAGGGTCGGTGGACAAGCTCACCCGCGCGCTGGGCGGTTCGGCCGTGCTGGAGGTCAGCGGCATCACCGACGCGGGCTTCGAACAGCAATTGCTACCGCAGATCTCGGCCACCCCCGGGGTACGGACGGCCGTGCCGATGCTGCGGGCGCAAATGGGCGCGGGCGATGACCGCTTGATGCTGATCGGCGCCGATACCTCCAGCGCCGCACTCGGCAGCCGGTTGACCGGCGCGATGTCCGGTCAGGCGCGCAAACTCCTCAGTGTGCGCAACGGCGTGCTCGTCGGCGCGGCCCTCGGCCGGCAAGAAGGCGATACCTTCCGGCTCGGCACCGAGACCGTCACGGTGGCGGGCGTGCTGGATCGCGCGTCCTCCGAGCAGCTGAACGGCGGCCATATCGTCGCTACGCAGCTGGGTTTGGCGCAAAAGCTGATCGGTCGCCCCGGGCGGCTCGACTCGGTGCAGATCATCGCGGAGCCCGGCACCGATATCGCCGCGCTCCGAGGCGCTTTGACCGAGGCGGTCGGTGGCCGTGCGGTCGTCGCCGACCCGAGCTTGCGCACGGCTCAAGCCGGGGGCGCGATTCAGATCGTGCGGTACTCCACGCTCATGTCCGCGTTCGCGGCGCTGATCGTGTCCGCGTTCCTGATCTACAACGCGATGAGTATGGCTGTGGCGCAACGGCGTCCGATGCTGTCACTGCTGCGCGCGATCGGCGGTAAACGCGGGCCGATGGTGCGCGACCTGCTGGCCGAAGCCGGGTTGCTCGGCCTGCTCGGCGGCGCGATCGGCGCGGGCATCGGAATCCTGATGGGCCGCGTCAGTATCGATCGCCTCCCGGTCGGCATCGTGCAGTCGGTCGAGGCGCGCACCGAATACCTGGTGCCCTGGTACGCGATTCCGGCGGCCGTCGTGGCGTGCGTGCTGGCCAGCGTCATCGCGGCCGCCATCGCCGCACGCCAGGTATACAAAGTAGAGCCGATCGAGGCGCTGGTCCCGGTCGGCGTGGCGCACACCGACACGACGAGCCGGGCCTTGCGGATCGCCGCCATCGTGCTGGGGCTCGGACTCGCCGGCGGCGCGATCGTCATCGCGAACGCCGATCTGGGCCGGATGTCGCTGGTCGCCATCTCGATGTCCTATGCCGCGGCCGTCGTGCTCTGCTTCGCCGCCACCGGACTGATCGTGCGGGCCACCGCCGCCATCGCCCGCCGATTCGGCCCGCCCGGCGCACTCGGCGCCACCACGCTGGAACGCGCGCCGCGCCGGGTCTGGGCGACCGCGATGACGGTGATGATCGGGGTGGCCGCCACCGTCGCGATGGGTGGCGCGTCGCGCAATATGGTCGATTCGGCGGGCAAAACCTTCGAGGAACTGAGTCACATCGATCTGAATGTCAGTCTCACCCCGGCCGAGCAGTTTCCGACCGGACCGCTGCTGCCCGCCGACATCAAGGACAAGGCCGCCCAGGTTCCCGGTGTCGCCGGGGTCAGCCCGGCACAGATGGCGTTCGCGACGCTCGGCAGCGGACGAGTCATGTTGCAGGGCTTCGAGACCGAGAAGGGCGCGGTCCGGATCGCGGCGGTGGACAAGACCCTGTTGCCGCGCCTCGCCAGCGGCGAGGGCGTGATCATCTCCCGCGATGTCGCGCGGGAACTCGGCGTCGCCGCGGGTTCGCAGGTGACACTGCCGACCCCGACCGGTGCGCACACCGCGCGAGTGTTGCAGGTCATTCCGTACTTCAGCGCCGTCGCGGGCGCGGTGATCATGGATATCGACCACATGCGCGCCTGGTACGAACGGCCCGGCGAGACGATCCTCGCGGTCGATATCGCCGAGGGCGCCGATCCGGCCGCCGTGCAGGCCGGCCTGCGCGCCGCCCTACCGCCCGACATCCGGATCGCCACCGGTCAGCAGCAGGTCGAAGCCATCTCCGGCAGTCTGCGCCAAGGCACGGCCTTGAGCGCCGCCATCCTCTGGATCGTGGTTCTGGTCGCCACCGTCGCGCTGCTGAACACCCTGATGCTGTCGGTCTTGGAACGCCGCCGCGAACTCGGCGTGCTGCGCGCCATGGGCACGAATCGCAAATTCCTGCTCCGCTCGGTGCTGGCCGAAGCGGCGGGCATCGGATTCGTCGGGGCGGCAATAGGTCTCGTCGTCGGCGCAGGCATCCAATACCTGGCCCTCATCGCGATCGGGCAGGCCATGACCATCGACCCGATCTACGACCCGAGCCTCCGCATTCTGGTCTACGGGGCCGTCGCCCTCGGGCTGGCGCTGCTGGGTTCGATCCCACCGGCGTTGCGGGCGGCGCGGCTGCCGATCGTGGCGGCGCTGGCGGTCGACTGA
- a CDS encoding sensor histidine kinase, with translation MDVTQAGGSPVSARPARMLPTAGRIRDRLAALRRHPIAVLRANMAELSFDYPPTVMMWAEAVCLLLCVGAIVQRYMAFGPAMPWLVLWIAVALWALLTLPTLYLVGRAPSPLLLAPTALIGAAVFLVKPVPADFAPFILILAVGEYAAIMPKRWSALYAVVAVAELIAFDAAGHIVWGSSGARLAGIQMYSLGIGLGLMCGMMLHYQRKFLYQERESQQIRTIQAADEERRRIAREVHDVIAHSLSITLLHLTGARHALQTDRDVDDAVEALVDAERLGRQAMADIRRTVGLLDARPSNSAPEPGVTDIESLIGDFVRAGLDIRYTGAEDLSAVSAAVGLALYRISQESLANVVKHAPGAETTVRLQVDSAAATLTVDNTLPGGSTPRHGKGMGLTGMRQRTELLGGRMAAGRVGDRWSVHVEFPLTAMRNCWLPDALSDTKTAVRAGIGMLGLGASDPATVAREGT, from the coding sequence ATGGATGTGACGCAAGCCGGCGGATCGCCGGTGTCCGCTCGGCCGGCGCGGATGCTTCCGACCGCCGGGCGCATCCGGGATCGGCTCGCGGCCTTGCGCCGGCACCCGATAGCGGTCTTGCGCGCCAATATGGCGGAGCTGTCCTTCGACTACCCGCCGACCGTCATGATGTGGGCGGAGGCGGTGTGTTTACTGCTCTGCGTGGGGGCAATAGTCCAGCGGTACATGGCTTTCGGGCCGGCGATGCCCTGGCTGGTGCTGTGGATAGCGGTCGCGCTGTGGGCGTTGCTGACACTGCCCACGCTGTACTTGGTCGGCCGGGCCCCCAGCCCGCTGCTGCTGGCGCCCACCGCGCTGATCGGGGCGGCGGTATTTCTGGTCAAGCCGGTGCCGGCCGACTTCGCGCCGTTCATCCTGATCCTGGCGGTGGGCGAGTACGCGGCCATCATGCCGAAACGGTGGAGTGCGCTGTACGCGGTGGTGGCGGTCGCGGAGTTGATCGCCTTCGATGCCGCCGGGCACATCGTCTGGGGCTCCTCGGGTGCGCGGCTGGCGGGCATCCAAATGTACAGCCTGGGCATCGGGCTCGGCCTGATGTGCGGCATGATGCTGCACTACCAGCGCAAATTCCTCTACCAGGAGCGCGAGAGTCAGCAGATCCGCACGATCCAGGCCGCCGACGAGGAACGCCGCCGGATCGCCCGCGAGGTGCACGACGTGATCGCCCATTCGCTGAGCATCACCTTGCTGCATCTCACCGGGGCCCGGCACGCACTGCAAACCGACCGCGATGTCGACGATGCGGTCGAGGCGCTGGTCGACGCCGAGCGGCTGGGCAGACAGGCGATGGCCGATATCCGCCGCACGGTAGGGCTTTTGGACGCTCGTCCGTCGAACTCCGCGCCGGAACCAGGTGTCACGGATATCGAGAGTTTGATCGGCGATTTCGTGCGTGCCGGTCTCGATATCCGCTACACCGGCGCTGAAGATCTCAGCGCGGTCTCCGCCGCCGTCGGGCTCGCGCTGTACCGGATCAGCCAGGAGTCGCTGGCGAATGTCGTGAAGCACGCGCCCGGCGCCGAAACCACTGTGCGGCTTCAGGTCGATTCGGCCGCGGCGACACTTACCGTGGACAACACGCTGCCCGGGGGATCCACCCCGCGGCACGGAAAGGGCATGGGTTTGACCGGAATGCGGCAGCGTACCGAACTGCTCGGCGGCCGGATGGCAGCCGGACGGGTCGGGGACCGCTGGTCGGTGCACGTCGAATTCCCGCTCACCGCGATGCGGAACTGCTGGCTGCCCGATGCCCTCTCCGATACCAAGACCGCCGTGCGCGCGGGCATCGGCATGCTGGGGCTGGGCGCCTCCGATCCGGCCACAGTTGCCCGGGAGGGGACATGA
- a CDS encoding ABC transporter ATP-binding protein: MPEPAMLELTDVIKEYRVGGQSVRALDGVSLRIEPGEFTSIIGPSGSGKSTLLHLLGALDSPTSGSIRFRGAEIGSLDDERQSEFRRHQVGFIFQFFNLLPTLTAWENVAIPKLLDGTGLRKAEPRALELLERVGLSDRAGHRPSELSGGQMQRVAVARALIMDPPLILADEPTGNLDSKTGASILKLLGDIAGEGNSVVMVTHDMGAVEYCDRVITLRDGQIGSTDAVVREVRDSGAVRA; encoded by the coding sequence ATGCCGGAGCCGGCCATGTTGGAACTGACCGACGTCATCAAGGAGTACCGGGTGGGCGGGCAGTCCGTGCGCGCGCTGGACGGGGTGAGTCTGCGCATCGAACCGGGCGAATTCACCTCGATCATCGGACCTTCCGGCTCCGGGAAGAGCACGCTGCTCCATCTGCTCGGAGCGCTGGACAGCCCGACATCGGGGTCGATCCGGTTCCGGGGTGCGGAGATCGGCTCACTCGACGACGAGCGCCAATCCGAATTCCGCAGGCACCAGGTCGGATTCATCTTCCAGTTCTTCAACCTGCTGCCGACACTGACCGCGTGGGAGAACGTGGCCATCCCGAAGCTGCTGGACGGCACCGGGTTACGCAAGGCCGAGCCACGGGCGCTGGAACTGCTGGAGCGGGTCGGTCTGAGTGACCGAGCCGGGCATCGGCCCTCGGAACTGTCCGGCGGCCAGATGCAGCGGGTGGCGGTGGCGCGCGCGCTGATCATGGACCCACCGCTGATCCTGGCCGACGAGCCCACCGGCAACCTCGATTCCAAGACCGGCGCGTCGATCCTGAAGTTGCTCGGCGATATCGCGGGTGAGGGCAATTCGGTGGTGATGGTGACCCACGACATGGGTGCGGTGGAATACTGCGACCGGGTGATCACGCTGCGGGACGGGCAGATCGGGTCCACCGACGCCGTGGTCCGCGAGGTCCGGGACAGCGGCGCGGTGCGCGCGTAA
- a CDS encoding response regulator: MMNANADSITVLVVDDQELVRGGLRRILRRRDGFVVAECADGDEVVAAVAAEQPDVVLMDLRMKRVGGIDATRLLRARASTPPVLVLTTFDDDQLLSGALRAGAAGFILKDSPAEDLIRAVRTVATGGAWLDPSVTGRVLSAYRTVRPVVATAHSRLSELTAREYEVLELIGRGRVNGEIARELGISEVTVKSHVGHIFGKLDLRDRAAAIVFAFDHGVVTPGESSP; this comes from the coding sequence ATGATGAACGCCAATGCCGACTCCATCACCGTTCTGGTGGTCGACGATCAGGAGCTGGTGCGCGGTGGCCTGCGCCGAATCCTGCGCCGCCGGGACGGATTCGTGGTGGCCGAGTGCGCGGACGGCGATGAGGTAGTCGCGGCGGTCGCCGCGGAACAGCCCGACGTGGTCCTGATGGACCTGCGCATGAAACGCGTCGGCGGTATCGATGCCACGCGATTGCTACGCGCCAGAGCCAGTACGCCGCCGGTTCTGGTATTGACCACTTTCGATGATGATCAATTGCTGTCGGGCGCTTTACGAGCCGGAGCTGCCGGGTTCATTTTGAAAGACTCGCCAGCGGAGGACCTGATCCGCGCGGTCCGCACCGTCGCGACCGGTGGGGCCTGGCTCGATCCCTCGGTCACCGGACGCGTGCTCTCGGCCTACCGCACCGTCCGGCCGGTAGTAGCCACAGCGCATAGCAGGCTCTCGGAATTGACCGCCCGCGAGTACGAAGTGCTCGAATTGATCGGCCGCGGACGAGTGAACGGAGAAATTGCCAGGGAGCTTGGCATCTCCGAAGTGACGGTGAAAAGCCATGTCGGACACATATTCGGCAAACTCGACCTACGAGATCGGGCCGCCGCGATCGTCTTTGCGTTTGACCACGGGGTGGTCACCCCAGGAGAATCCTCTCCTTGA
- a CDS encoding serine/threonine-protein kinase gives MLNIGDVFAGYTVERLLGQGGMGSVYLARHPRLLRQTALKLLNRELFTDAEVRARFEREADLAAHLDHPNIVAVYDRGSENEQLWIAMQYIDGVDAATVNPMTLPPDRAVQIIEGVAGALDYAHGMGVLHRDVKPANIMLAKAGGGHGERVFLTDFGIARLREDSTHLTQAGMFTATLAYASPEQMTGRPLDHRSDQYSLGCALYWLLTGIGPFDADNPADIIRGHLQMAPVPVCVRRPGLNPALDQVLAVAMAKLPDQRFGSCAEFAAAAKKALSAPVQLVPPTVTGPLTPPFTAGFPAYQAAPKPAPAQQMPPAQPMPAQPMPAQPMPAQPMPAQPMPAQPMPAQPMPAQPMSAQPRSAAPQAGLGPPNYPVPHPMFRPPRKPGSALGWIALALFVLALLLVLLIVVASYGPLA, from the coding sequence TTGCTGAACATCGGTGACGTGTTCGCCGGCTACACCGTGGAACGCCTGCTCGGACAGGGCGGCATGGGCTCGGTGTATCTGGCCAGGCATCCGCGCCTGCTCCGGCAGACCGCCCTGAAACTGCTGAACCGAGAGTTGTTCACCGACGCGGAAGTTCGGGCCCGCTTCGAACGTGAGGCCGACCTGGCGGCGCACCTGGACCACCCGAACATCGTCGCCGTCTATGACCGCGGCTCCGAGAACGAGCAACTCTGGATCGCCATGCAGTACATCGACGGGGTGGACGCCGCGACGGTCAACCCGATGACGCTGCCGCCGGATCGGGCCGTGCAGATCATCGAAGGCGTGGCGGGCGCACTAGATTACGCGCACGGCATGGGCGTGCTGCACCGGGACGTGAAACCGGCCAACATCATGCTGGCGAAGGCAGGCGGCGGGCACGGGGAGCGGGTTTTCCTCACCGACTTCGGAATCGCCCGGCTGCGTGAGGATTCCACGCATCTGACCCAGGCGGGCATGTTCACCGCCACCCTCGCCTACGCCTCTCCGGAACAGATGACCGGCCGCCCCCTGGACCACCGTTCGGATCAGTATTCCCTTGGCTGCGCCCTGTATTGGCTGCTCACCGGGATCGGCCCGTTCGACGCCGACAATCCGGCCGACATCATCCGCGGCCACCTGCAGATGGCCCCGGTCCCGGTGTGCGTGCGCAGACCCGGCCTGAATCCGGCGCTGGATCAGGTGCTGGCGGTCGCGATGGCCAAGCTGCCCGACCAGCGGTTCGGGTCGTGCGCCGAATTCGCCGCCGCGGCGAAGAAAGCGCTCAGCGCTCCGGTTCAGCTGGTGCCGCCCACCGTCACCGGGCCGCTCACTCCGCCTTTCACCGCTGGTTTTCCGGCGTACCAGGCCGCCCCGAAACCTGCGCCTGCTCAGCAGATGCCGCCTGCTCAGCCCATGCCGGCTCAACCCATGCCAGCTCAGCCCATGCCTGCCCAGCCCATGCCTGCCCAGCCCATGCCAGCTCAGCCCATGCCTGCCCAACCCATGCCAGCCCAGCCCATGTCGGCCCAGCCCAGGTCCGCAGCGCCGCAGGCCGGCCTAGGCCCGCCCAATTACCCTGTCCCGCACCCGATGTTCCGCCCGCCGCGCAAGCCCGGCAGCGCGCTCGGCTGGATCGCGCTCGCGCTGTTCGTGCTGGCGCTGCTGCTGGTCTTGTTGATCGTTGTGGCGTCCTACGGACCGCTAGCCTGA
- a CDS encoding response regulator, protein MAITVLIADDQAMVRQGFGALLAAQPDISVIGDAPDGKAAVAEAKRLRPDVVLMDVRMPEMNGLDAARAILAAGFDPPVRVLMLTTFDIDDYVYEALSLGASGFLLKDAPAEELVRAVRVVAEGQALLAPTVTRRLIADVTSRRNHTRAKPTPALASLTPREREVLELIAKGMSNTEIAEALFVAEQTVKTHVSKVFSKLDLRDRAQAVVLAYESGLVTPG, encoded by the coding sequence GTGGCTATAACGGTTTTGATCGCCGACGACCAGGCGATGGTTCGCCAGGGTTTCGGCGCCCTGCTCGCCGCGCAACCCGACATCAGTGTGATCGGGGACGCGCCGGACGGGAAGGCCGCGGTGGCGGAGGCAAAGCGGCTGCGCCCGGACGTAGTGCTGATGGACGTGCGGATGCCCGAGATGAACGGCTTGGACGCCGCGCGCGCGATTCTGGCCGCCGGGTTCGATCCGCCGGTGCGCGTGCTGATGCTCACGACCTTCGATATCGACGACTATGTCTATGAGGCGTTGAGTTTGGGCGCGAGCGGGTTCCTGCTCAAAGACGCGCCCGCCGAAGAACTGGTGCGCGCGGTGCGGGTGGTCGCCGAGGGGCAGGCGTTACTGGCGCCGACCGTCACGCGCCGCCTGATCGCCGATGTCACCAGCCGCCGCAACCACACACGCGCGAAACCCACTCCGGCCCTTGCCTCTTTGACGCCACGGGAACGGGAAGTGCTGGAGTTGATCGCCAAGGGCATGTCCAACACCGAGATCGCCGAGGCCCTGTTCGTCGCCGAGCAGACGGTGAAAACCCATGTCTCCAAGGTGTTCTCGAAGCTCGACCTGCGGGATCGGGCACAGGCGGTGGTGCTCGCCTACGAGTCGGGCCTGGTCACGCCGGGTTAG